A genomic stretch from Thermonema lapsum includes:
- a CDS encoding PorV/PorQ family protein produces the protein MNASFYLTLLFVLLGGSKAWAQQYPAAVGGRAFAMGNAIVVSSDVWATFNNVAGLASQQNVEAAVAVQQPYGFTALQTIYAGASTPLPRGGALGISAMRFGSKLFSEQAFGLAFAHKISMVSIGVKASYFQQAVQDPTGVSSRTQGAFIFEIGGIAQLLPALYWGMHAYNLGQARMVSDYREEYLPVVLKTGIGYHPTENLWLNIEAEKDTAHPTRVKAGFEYRVAKPFYVRTGVQTQPFVNTFGIGVRPKKMAVDYGLMIHNPLGLVHHISVSYAFR, from the coding sequence ATGAATGCAAGTTTTTACCTCACTCTGCTTTTTGTGTTGCTGGGGGGCAGCAAGGCTTGGGCACAACAGTATCCTGCGGCTGTAGGGGGGCGCGCTTTTGCCATGGGCAATGCCATAGTGGTTTCTTCTGATGTTTGGGCTACGTTCAATAATGTAGCGGGGCTTGCTTCGCAGCAAAACGTAGAGGCAGCTGTGGCAGTCCAACAGCCCTATGGGTTCACCGCCTTGCAAACAATTTATGCGGGAGCGAGTACGCCGCTGCCAAGAGGTGGGGCTTTGGGCATATCTGCCATGCGTTTCGGTAGTAAGTTGTTTAGTGAACAGGCTTTTGGGCTTGCTTTTGCTCATAAGATTAGTATGGTGAGCATAGGCGTGAAGGCTTCGTATTTTCAGCAGGCAGTACAAGACCCCACAGGCGTAAGTTCTCGCACACAAGGGGCTTTTATATTTGAAATAGGAGGCATTGCACAGCTGTTGCCCGCACTCTATTGGGGCATGCATGCCTATAATTTGGGACAAGCCCGCATGGTTTCGGACTACCGTGAAGAATACCTTCCTGTGGTCTTGAAAACAGGCATAGGTTACCACCCCACTGAAAACCTGTGGTTGAACATAGAAGCCGAGAAAGACACAGCGCACCCTACGCGTGTGAAAGCAGGCTTTGAGTACCGTGTAGCCAAGCCTTTTTATGTGCGTACGGGTGTACAAACACAGCCTTTCGTGAATACCTTTGGCATAGGCGTTCGTCCGAAAAAAATGGCGGTAGATTACGGTCTAATGATTCATAACCCCTTGGGTTTGGTTCATCATATTTCGGTGTCTTATGCGTTCCGTTAA